The following are from one region of the Geoalkalibacter subterraneus genome:
- a CDS encoding purine-nucleoside phosphorylase, whose translation MSLENKHSSLAAAFVQERFALRAGSVFDLAVVLGSGWGGLVDRLVDAQSIPYCEIPGFGAASVAGHRSRLWAGTFNGWRLLVFQGRYHLYEGYRACEVVRPVELAADLGCPRLLLTNAAGGVPAHFRPGDFLFIEDHLNLTGDNPLRGLSDAFIDLSRLYRKDLYPALNQRLKSRGIRMHQGVLASLPGPSYETPAEVRMIEMLGGHAVSMSTVPEAIMACYRGLDVVALSLISNHAAGVADVLLSHEDVLAAGSEAAGLCSELVGSLIDCWGSADEGAPAERQ comes from the coding sequence ATGAGTCTTGAAAACAAGCATTCATCTCTCGCCGCCGCTTTTGTTCAAGAGCGATTTGCTCTCCGAGCCGGTTCTGTTTTCGACCTGGCCGTTGTGCTTGGTTCCGGGTGGGGGGGGCTGGTAGACAGGCTGGTGGATGCCCAATCCATCCCCTATTGTGAGATTCCCGGATTCGGCGCAGCTTCTGTCGCCGGGCACCGCTCTCGTCTGTGGGCGGGAACTTTCAATGGCTGGCGACTGCTGGTTTTTCAGGGACGCTATCACCTGTATGAGGGGTACCGGGCTTGCGAGGTTGTGCGGCCGGTGGAACTGGCTGCTGACCTAGGGTGCCCCCGTCTGCTGTTGACGAATGCGGCAGGTGGTGTTCCCGCCCATTTTCGACCCGGTGATTTCTTGTTCATTGAGGATCATCTCAACCTGACCGGTGACAACCCTTTGCGCGGTCTTTCCGATGCGTTTATCGACCTGAGCCGCCTGTACCGAAAGGATTTGTATCCTGCGTTGAATCAGCGTTTGAAAAGCCGTGGCATCCGCATGCATCAAGGGGTGCTGGCGTCTTTGCCGGGGCCCAGCTATGAAACGCCGGCTGAGGTGCGCATGATCGAGATGCTTGGTGGTCACGCTGTTTCCATGTCAACGGTGCCCGAAGCCATTATGGCCTGTTATCGCGGTCTGGATGTTGTCGCTCTCAGCTTGATTTCGAACCATGCGGCCGGCGTTGCCGATGTGCTCTTGTCTCACGAGGATGTGCTTGCAGCGGGAAGCGAGGCGGCTGGTTTGTGCAGTGAACTGGTTGGCAGTCTGATCGATTGCTGGGGCTCGGCGGATGAAGGTGCCCCCGCGGAACGGCAATAA
- the rlmN gene encoding 23S rRNA (adenine(2503)-C(2))-methyltransferase RlmN: MACDDTRVDIKNLDLEQLTAFLAGMGKEAFRARQIFGWLYRKGVDSFAQMTDLSKAFREELERRACISSLPVETADVSSDGTCKYLLRLHDGQTVESVRIPMEGGRDTLCISSQVGCAMQCRFCLTGSFGLTRNLSSSEIVNQVCAALKDGPIHNIVFMGMGEPLHNLDNVVTALKILFAHEGFDYSPRKITVSTCGLIPEMKELGRRIRVNLAVSLNATTDELRHRLMPVNQRYPLEQLMAACRGFPLPPRGRITFEYILMEGLNDSQADAKRLVKLLHGIKAKVNLIPFNAYEGSPFKPPEEKAVRAFQTYLLDRDIVAIRRASKGADISAACGQLKGRLEQQREAANQD, from the coding sequence ATGGCCTGTGACGACACCCGCGTCGACATCAAAAATTTAGACCTTGAACAATTAACGGCTTTTCTCGCCGGCATGGGGAAGGAGGCCTTCCGCGCGCGCCAGATCTTCGGCTGGCTCTATCGCAAAGGCGTCGACTCCTTTGCGCAGATGACGGACTTGTCCAAAGCGTTTCGGGAAGAGCTGGAACGCCGCGCCTGCATCTCGAGCCTCCCCGTCGAGACGGCCGATGTCAGCAGCGACGGAACCTGCAAGTATCTGCTGCGCCTTCATGACGGCCAGACCGTCGAGAGCGTTCGTATTCCCATGGAAGGCGGACGCGATACGCTGTGCATCTCAAGTCAGGTGGGGTGCGCCATGCAGTGCCGGTTCTGTCTGACCGGCAGTTTCGGCCTGACCCGCAATTTGAGTTCCTCAGAGATTGTTAACCAGGTTTGCGCGGCCTTGAAGGACGGTCCGATTCACAATATCGTGTTCATGGGGATGGGGGAGCCGCTGCATAACCTGGACAATGTTGTCACGGCCCTGAAAATTCTCTTTGCACATGAGGGCTTCGATTACAGCCCACGTAAAATCACCGTTTCCACCTGCGGCCTGATACCGGAGATGAAGGAACTGGGTCGGCGCATCCGGGTCAACCTGGCGGTGTCCTTGAATGCCACCACAGATGAGTTGCGCCACCGGTTAATGCCGGTCAATCAGCGCTATCCTCTTGAGCAGCTCATGGCGGCCTGCCGTGGATTCCCCCTGCCGCCCCGAGGGCGCATCACCTTTGAGTATATCCTGATGGAGGGGCTCAATGATTCGCAGGCCGATGCAAAGCGTCTGGTCAAGCTGCTGCATGGCATCAAGGCAAAAGTGAACCTGATCCCTTTCAATGCCTATGAGGGTTCACCGTTCAAGCCGCCTGAGGAGAAGGCCGTTCGCGCGTTTCAGACCTATCTGCTCGATCGGGATATCGTCGCGATCCGGCGGGCCAGCAAGGGAGCCGATATCTCGGCGGCCTGCGGTCAGCTCAAGGGCCGGCTGGAGCAGCAGAGAGAAGCTGCCAACCAGGATTGA
- the mtnP gene encoding S-methyl-5'-thioadenosine phosphorylase has protein sequence MTSPTIGVIGGSGLYQMEGLSDLREVHVETPFGPPSDAFITGVLDGVKMVFLPRHGRGHRFLPSEVNYRANIYGMKTLGVERIISVSAVGSMREDIEPGHIVIPDQFFDRTQGKRASTFFGNGVTGHVQFADPVCADLAAVLGESAKSVGANVHRGGTYLCIEGPNFSTRAESRIYRSWGVDIIGMTNLPEARLAREAEICYATIALATDYDCWHEGHDDVSVEAVIAIIQKNVATARNIVKASASRLDASPCTRGCADALQYAIMTDKALIPEKTRKELEPIMGRYFNS, from the coding sequence ATGACCAGTCCCACTATTGGCGTCATCGGCGGAAGCGGCCTGTACCAGATGGAAGGGTTGAGTGATCTGCGCGAGGTTCATGTCGAGACTCCCTTCGGTCCGCCGTCCGATGCGTTTATCACCGGTGTTCTGGACGGAGTGAAGATGGTTTTCCTGCCGCGCCACGGTCGCGGCCATCGCTTTCTGCCGTCGGAGGTCAATTATCGCGCTAACATTTACGGCATGAAGACCCTGGGGGTCGAACGGATTATCTCTGTCTCCGCCGTGGGAAGCATGAGGGAAGATATCGAGCCGGGGCATATCGTCATCCCCGACCAGTTCTTCGACCGCACCCAGGGCAAACGTGCTTCAACTTTTTTCGGCAACGGCGTGACCGGCCATGTGCAGTTCGCTGACCCTGTCTGCGCCGACCTGGCTGCGGTGCTGGGCGAATCCGCTAAATCCGTAGGGGCCAACGTACATCGTGGCGGCACTTACCTGTGCATTGAGGGTCCCAATTTCTCCACCCGTGCCGAATCCCGCATTTATCGCAGCTGGGGCGTTGACATCATCGGCATGACCAATCTCCCTGAGGCTCGCCTGGCTCGCGAAGCTGAGATCTGTTACGCCACTATTGCTCTGGCGACGGATTATGACTGCTGGCACGAGGGGCATGATGACGTTTCGGTCGAGGCGGTGATTGCAATCATTCAGAAAAATGTGGCGACGGCGCGAAATATCGTCAAGGCGTCAGCCTCTCGTCTTGATGCTTCGCCGTGTACCCGGGGTTGCGCCGATGCCCTGCAATACGCCATTATGACGGACAAGGCGCTGATCCCTGAAAAGACCCGCAAGGAACTTGAACCCATTATGGGCCGTTATTTTAATTCCTGA
- a CDS encoding helix-turn-helix domain-containing protein: MSETEFYGDILKNRRRERQLSLDDVARQTRMRTAFLEALEEGRFEEFPAETYVKGFLRNYSEFLGLDSETLLDVYQQQRPAVADVDSELRRIETGLVQPVQRSSPRRSLLLFLFITVLILIGLAIGYFLTQKPGVVGLLPESQVPVDAPGTVDPVQNRASPPSSDAGTVTETEGEARTEVTNPVEDLPSIVSPATPALINEDPASAPADFFSPPPVAPGAALKIRAVAATQLEVAIDQRPRQHYELREGSVLAWRIQQQAELIVEQPEAVNLELDDKPLDFDNNSKILIITGE, translated from the coding sequence ATGAGTGAAACCGAATTTTACGGCGATATATTAAAAAACCGCCGCAGGGAGCGTCAATTGTCCCTGGACGATGTCGCGCGGCAGACCCGCATGCGAACCGCCTTTCTCGAAGCTCTGGAAGAGGGGCGCTTCGAGGAATTCCCGGCGGAAACCTACGTCAAAGGTTTTCTACGCAATTACAGTGAGTTTTTGGGACTTGACTCTGAGACTCTGCTTGACGTCTATCAGCAGCAGCGCCCTGCCGTGGCCGATGTCGACAGTGAACTGCGTCGTATCGAGACGGGGCTGGTTCAACCGGTTCAACGCAGTTCCCCCCGGCGGTCTCTGCTGCTTTTTCTTTTTATCACGGTTCTGATCCTTATTGGGTTGGCGATCGGTTATTTTCTGACTCAGAAACCCGGTGTCGTAGGCCTTCTTCCTGAGTCGCAGGTGCCGGTGGATGCGCCCGGAACGGTGGATCCTGTGCAGAATAGAGCATCCCCGCCATCTTCTGATGCTGGTACTGTGACGGAGACTGAGGGTGAGGCTCGGACGGAAGTCACCAATCCGGTGGAGGATCTTCCCTCCATTGTTAGCCCCGCGACGCCGGCACTCATCAACGAAGATCCAGCATCCGCCCCCGCTGACTTCTTCTCTCCGCCTCCGGTGGCTCCGGGAGCCGCTCTGAAAATCCGGGCCGTCGCCGCGACACAACTCGAGGTGGCCATCGACCAGCGCCCGCGCCAGCATTATGAGCTGCGTGAAGGGTCTGTGCTGGCATGGCGGATACAGCAGCAGGCCGAACTCATCGTCGAGCAGCCCGAGGCGGTAAATCTGGAACTCGATGATAAACCGCTTGATTTTGATAATAATTCTAAGATTCTTATAATCACGGGGGAGTGA
- a CDS encoding response regulator, which yields MQLRCPQCGARYRIRDEKVRAGARVRCPKCNDIFPVQVAADLAAKSSASQKTTAPELQKTRPKVVLVEDARYFRELIRDVLTPLNFEFHEAADGAEGLRIIERFRPDLVILDLNLPEMNGYELMKAIRARAALRDTRILAMSGVFRKEVDQQAAQQAGADEFIGKSFTPDFLLERVNHLLGLSS from the coding sequence ATGCAGCTCAGGTGTCCACAATGCGGAGCACGCTATCGAATCAGGGATGAAAAAGTCCGGGCCGGAGCCCGTGTGCGGTGTCCGAAATGCAACGACATCTTCCCGGTTCAGGTTGCCGCGGACCTGGCTGCCAAATCCAGTGCCTCACAGAAGACCACCGCCCCTGAGCTGCAGAAAACCCGCCCCAAGGTGGTGCTCGTTGAAGACGCCCGCTATTTTCGCGAGCTGATTCGTGATGTGCTGACTCCTCTCAATTTCGAATTTCACGAGGCTGCTGACGGCGCCGAGGGCTTGCGCATCATCGAGCGGTTCCGCCCCGATCTGGTCATCCTTGATCTGAATCTCCCCGAAATGAACGGGTATGAATTGATGAAGGCCATTCGTGCCCGTGCCGCTCTGCGCGATACGCGTATTCTTGCCATGAGCGGTGTTTTCCGCAAAGAGGTCGATCAGCAGGCCGCTCAGCAGGCGGGAGCCGACGAATTTATCGGCAAATCGTTCACACCTGACTTTCTTCTCGAACGGGTCAACCATCTCCTCGGCCTTTCATCATGA
- a CDS encoding NAD(P)/FAD-dependent oxidoreductase, translating to MRRWRLSDIRLPLERDDERHLRLETARICGIPTERVADLTIARRAVDARKRPALFVVYTVEFSVDDATAADLECRRVAKLAEVQPSAHPDIPRLDTKRRAVVVGMGPAGLFAAWRLACAGVPVTLLERGCAVEERVHHVGAFWQDGHLDPESNVQFGEGGAGTFSDGKLTTRLNHPAMRLILETLVDLGAPEQILVDAKPHVGTDRLRRILKNFRASLQEKGVEVQFRTRLIGMECEKERVRAARLASGRILPCDALVLAPGHSARDTYAMLVDAGVALEPKPFAVGVRVEHPAALINRIQYGVPAHPRLSAADYALTYNRKSDGRGVYSFCMCPGGEVINASSEPGALVVNGMSNLNRAGGYSNSALVVTVRPDDFPEPGPLGGIAFQRKLEQAAFQAGGRNYRAPAQNLMTFLGRGRGAVRSSCRPAVVEADLDGVLPPFVVHALREALPHFDRRMRGFITAEAVLVGVETRTSAPLRILRDANGQSVSHPGLYPCGEGAGYAGGIMSAALDGLRIADAIIAQFQQQEI from the coding sequence TTGAGGCGATGGCGACTCAGCGACATACGGCTGCCCCTCGAGCGGGATGATGAGCGTCATCTGCGCCTGGAAACGGCCCGGATTTGCGGCATCCCGACGGAGCGTGTTGCCGATCTGACGATAGCGCGCAGGGCTGTGGATGCACGCAAGCGTCCAGCCCTGTTTGTCGTCTATACCGTTGAGTTTTCGGTGGATGACGCAACCGCCGCCGATCTTGAATGCCGCCGCGTTGCGAAGCTGGCTGAGGTTCAGCCGAGTGCACACCCGGACATACCGCGTCTTGATACAAAACGGCGGGCCGTCGTGGTGGGCATGGGACCGGCCGGACTGTTTGCCGCCTGGCGCCTGGCCTGTGCCGGGGTGCCGGTGACCCTGTTGGAGCGCGGATGTGCAGTGGAAGAGCGGGTTCACCATGTCGGCGCGTTCTGGCAGGACGGCCATCTTGACCCGGAGAGCAATGTGCAGTTCGGCGAGGGTGGCGCGGGAACCTTTTCCGACGGCAAACTGACCACCCGTCTCAACCACCCCGCTATGCGCCTTATCCTCGAAACACTGGTGGACCTTGGCGCTCCCGAGCAGATACTGGTCGATGCAAAACCCCATGTAGGGACCGACCGGCTGAGGCGGATCCTGAAAAACTTTCGAGCATCCCTGCAGGAAAAAGGGGTTGAAGTCCAGTTTCGTACCCGGCTCATCGGGATGGAGTGCGAAAAGGAGCGTGTGCGTGCGGCACGTCTCGCTTCCGGCAGGATACTCCCCTGTGACGCCCTGGTGCTTGCTCCCGGTCACAGTGCCCGCGATACCTATGCTATGCTTGTGGACGCAGGCGTTGCCCTTGAGCCCAAACCCTTTGCCGTGGGAGTCAGGGTTGAGCATCCGGCTGCGCTCATCAATCGCATCCAGTACGGCGTGCCCGCCCATCCCCGCTTGAGTGCCGCCGACTATGCGTTGACCTACAACCGCAAGTCCGATGGGCGCGGGGTCTATTCCTTCTGTATGTGCCCCGGGGGAGAGGTTATCAATGCTTCCAGCGAGCCCGGGGCGCTGGTGGTCAACGGTATGAGCAATCTGAATCGGGCCGGCGGCTATTCCAACAGTGCCCTTGTGGTGACGGTGCGTCCCGATGACTTTCCCGAACCAGGCCCTCTGGGCGGGATTGCCTTTCAGCGGAAACTGGAGCAGGCTGCTTTTCAGGCCGGCGGCCGAAATTACCGGGCACCGGCCCAGAACCTGATGACTTTTCTCGGACGCGGCAGAGGGGCTGTGCGCTCGAGCTGCCGTCCTGCGGTGGTTGAGGCGGATCTTGACGGGGTGTTGCCGCCATTTGTGGTTCACGCCCTGCGAGAGGCGCTGCCGCATTTCGACCGACGCATGCGCGGCTTCATCACTGCCGAGGCGGTCCTTGTCGGCGTCGAAACCAGGACGTCTGCGCCTTTGCGCATCCTGCGCGATGCGAACGGCCAATCCGTTTCGCACCCCGGCCTCTACCCCTGCGGAGAAGGCGCCGGGTACGCCGGCGGCATCATGAGTGCCGCTCTTGATGGTTTGCGCATCGCCGATGCGATCATTGCCCAATTTCAGCAACAGGAGATTTGA
- a CDS encoding response regulator — protein MGKILIVDDEENARIGLSRLLSQEGYDVDSVCDGAEALDYIRDHRVSLVISDIHMPGMNGMVFLRELHRSHPGINVIMITAYGGVESYLEAMNLGAFEYINKPVKIDELKSVMNKLFSQNNQASV, from the coding sequence ATGGGAAAAATTCTTATTGTTGACGATGAAGAAAACGCCCGTATCGGACTCAGCCGACTGTTGTCGCAGGAAGGCTATGATGTGGACAGTGTCTGCGACGGTGCCGAGGCGCTCGATTATATCCGCGACCACCGGGTGAGTCTGGTGATCAGCGATATACACATGCCGGGCATGAACGGCATGGTTTTTCTGCGAGAGCTTCACCGCAGCCATCCCGGCATCAATGTCATCATGATCACCGCCTACGGCGGTGTGGAGTCTTACCTGGAAGCCATGAACCTGGGGGCTTTCGAATATATCAACAAACCCGTTAAAATTGATGAACTCAAGTCGGTCATGAACAAACTTTTCAGCCAGAACAATCAGGCCAGTGTCTGA
- a CDS encoding universal stress protein, whose protein sequence is MKEFKNILYATDFSESSDYAFQYAFSLARKYDARLLLVHVINEPVDLRGFYVPHISFEKLEEEILQGAQKMMEKFCRTHLGDFKNYEPFILPGIPYDEIIKKADEQQADLIVMGTHGRTGLDHVLFGSTAEKVVRKSNVPVMTIRINEE, encoded by the coding sequence ATGAAGGAATTCAAAAACATTCTGTACGCCACCGATTTTTCCGAAAGCTCCGATTATGCGTTTCAGTATGCTTTCTCGCTGGCCAGGAAATATGACGCGCGCCTTCTGCTGGTTCACGTCATCAACGAGCCTGTCGACTTGAGAGGGTTCTATGTCCCCCATATCTCTTTTGAGAAGCTTGAGGAAGAGATTCTGCAGGGCGCACAGAAAATGATGGAAAAGTTTTGCCGCACCCACCTTGGCGACTTTAAAAATTATGAGCCGTTTATCCTGCCCGGCATTCCCTATGACGAAATCATCAAGAAAGCCGATGAGCAGCAGGCCGACCTGATTGTCATGGGGACTCATGGCCGGACCGGACTCGACCATGTTCTGTTCGGTAGCACGGCTGAAAAAGTGGTGCGTAAATCGAACGTGCCGGTCATGACGATTCGTATCAACGAAGAATGA
- a CDS encoding tetratricopeptide repeat protein, which yields MVPFVRTIVLVVALMLLWGCAPANQDRQAAQTHYALGVSYLREPNVTEALREFLKAVELDPRNANLHQVLGQTYHLKKAYPEAEKHYLEAVRLSGGDPGYYNNLGALYLDMQRWDDAVEYFRLAAGDLLFAQPEVAFTGAGTALLEKGEPLEAIEYFQQSLEKNRRYAPAHLHMGRAYQALGRPGPAIESFLEATRIDTGYAEAYYQLGLAYMKRKEDGKAREAFEKAISLRPDSELSRKAENYLKLL from the coding sequence GTGGTTCCATTTGTGCGTACGATAGTCCTGGTTGTTGCTTTGATGCTGCTGTGGGGGTGCGCCCCGGCAAACCAGGACCGGCAAGCGGCCCAAACCCATTACGCCTTGGGAGTCAGTTATCTGCGCGAGCCCAACGTCACGGAGGCGTTGCGTGAATTTCTCAAAGCGGTCGAACTTGACCCGCGCAATGCCAATCTGCATCAGGTCCTGGGGCAGACCTATCATCTGAAAAAGGCCTACCCTGAAGCCGAGAAACATTACCTCGAGGCCGTTCGTCTCTCCGGCGGGGATCCGGGCTATTACAATAATCTCGGGGCGCTTTATCTCGATATGCAGCGTTGGGATGACGCGGTAGAATATTTCCGTCTTGCCGCCGGAGATTTGTTGTTTGCACAGCCGGAGGTGGCGTTCACCGGAGCGGGGACTGCTTTATTGGAGAAGGGGGAGCCTCTGGAAGCTATTGAATATTTCCAGCAGTCCCTCGAAAAAAATCGCCGCTATGCGCCAGCCCATCTGCACATGGGGCGGGCTTATCAGGCCTTGGGCCGGCCGGGGCCTGCGATCGAGTCTTTTCTTGAAGCCACCAGAATTGATACCGGTTATGCTGAGGCTTATTACCAGTTGGGGCTGGCCTACATGAAACGCAAGGAGGATGGCAAAGCCCGAGAGGCTTTTGAAAAAGCCATCTCCCTGCGACCCGATTCGGAATTGTCACGCAAGGCTGAAAACTATTTGAAGCTTTTGTGA
- the ndk gene encoding nucleoside-diphosphate kinase has product MERTFAIIKPDAFAAGNAGKIIARIYDEGFKIVGLKKLYMSKVEAEGFYYVHKERPFFGELTDFMSSGPCVVMVLEAEGAIKKWRDLMGATNPAEAADGTLRKEFGSNIGENATHGSDAPETAAFEIPYFFSGLELLA; this is encoded by the coding sequence ATGGAAAGAACATTCGCCATCATTAAGCCCGATGCCTTCGCCGCCGGCAATGCCGGCAAGATCATTGCCCGCATCTATGACGAAGGGTTTAAGATTGTCGGTCTGAAAAAACTCTACATGAGCAAGGTCGAAGCCGAAGGGTTCTACTATGTGCATAAAGAGCGCCCCTTTTTCGGTGAGCTGACCGACTTCATGAGCAGCGGCCCCTGTGTGGTGATGGTGCTGGAAGCCGAGGGCGCCATCAAGAAATGGCGCGACCTGATGGGCGCCACAAACCCGGCTGAAGCCGCTGATGGTACCCTGCGCAAGGAATTCGGCAGCAATATCGGCGAGAACGCGACCCATGGTTCCGACGCGCCCGAGACGGCTGCTTTCGAAATCCCCTACTTCTTTTCCGGTCTCGAGCTGCTGGCCTGA
- a CDS encoding hybrid sensor histidine kinase/response regulator, translating into MLTAGFSIRSVDGSLSEAPEKILVVDDERVILQLTSMILRNREFEVLTAESGEEGLELLAREEISLVLLDYMMPVMDGMTALKQIREQHPRTYVIMFTGKGSEEIAVELMKAGASDYILKPFNNQDLLDRIENVLRIRRIELHNKELREERERLLREIEEWNQELERRVAEKSAELEKAQMEIIQAEKLAAFGHLSAGMAHEIRNPLNSISLFAQILKSSVSQCADLKEYPDKIIREVDRIDAILVKLLDARKKPHVTLQRVNLVRQIENCLEIFEPQIKMQNIRVETEISPDIPELDADPHEISQVFNNIIVNSLHEMPERGTLRVAMYSAEDTLHIKISDTGGGIPDENLYCIFDPFFTTKERGTGLGLSVVLRIVKGYGGRINVEKHNGDGTTFHIQFPVIAS; encoded by the coding sequence ATGCTGACAGCCGGATTTTCAATACGTTCGGTGGATGGTTCCTTGAGCGAAGCGCCTGAAAAAATTCTTGTTGTAGATGACGAGCGGGTCATTCTGCAGCTGACTTCCATGATCCTGCGCAACCGGGAGTTCGAGGTTCTTACGGCCGAAAGCGGCGAAGAGGGCCTTGAGCTTCTGGCTCGCGAAGAGATCAGCCTGGTTCTGCTCGATTACATGATGCCGGTCATGGACGGCATGACTGCCCTGAAGCAGATCCGGGAGCAGCACCCCCGCACCTATGTCATCATGTTCACCGGCAAGGGCAGCGAGGAGATCGCCGTCGAGTTGATGAAGGCCGGTGCCTCCGACTATATCCTCAAGCCGTTCAACAACCAGGACCTGCTCGATCGAATTGAAAATGTCCTGCGCATTCGCCGTATTGAACTTCACAACAAGGAATTGCGTGAAGAGCGTGAAAGACTGCTGCGCGAAATCGAGGAGTGGAACCAGGAACTTGAACGGCGTGTCGCGGAGAAAAGCGCCGAACTGGAAAAAGCCCAGATGGAAATTATCCAGGCGGAGAAGCTCGCCGCTTTTGGACATCTCTCCGCCGGCATGGCGCATGAAATCCGCAACCCCCTCAATTCCATCAGCCTGTTTGCCCAGATTCTCAAATCATCCGTCTCTCAATGCGCCGACCTTAAAGAGTATCCGGATAAAATCATCCGTGAGGTTGACCGGATCGATGCGATTCTGGTCAAGTTGCTCGACGCGCGCAAAAAGCCCCATGTCACCCTGCAGCGCGTAAACCTGGTCCGGCAGATCGAAAACTGCCTGGAAATATTCGAACCGCAGATCAAGATGCAGAATATCAGAGTGGAGACGGAGATTTCTCCTGATATCCCGGAGCTTGACGCCGATCCCCACGAAATTTCCCAGGTATTCAACAATATTATTGTCAATTCGCTGCACGAGATGCCCGAGAGAGGAACGCTGCGGGTTGCGATGTACAGTGCCGAAGATACCCTTCACATCAAGATCTCCGATACGGGGGGCGGGATCCCCGACGAAAACCTTTACTGCATCTTTGATCCCTTTTTTACCACCAAGGAGCGTGGCACGGGGCTGGGTCTCTCGGTCGTGCTGCGTATTGTCAAGGGCTACGGCGGGCGCATCAATGTCGAAAAGCACAATGGAGACGGCACGACTTTTCACATCCAGTTCCCGGTGATTGCCTCGTGA
- a CDS encoding PfkB family carbohydrate kinase — MSILVVGSVAFDSVQTPFGQVEDVLGGSATYFSTAASFFTGVDLVAVVGEDFPAEHVDFLQSRQINLAGLQRAPGSTFRWKGRYEYDLNEAHTLDTRLNVFESFKPELPSGFEDAEFVFLANIDPELQLQVLKQVKKPRLVASDTMNFWIEGKRDALVETLANVDLLVINDAETRQLAGEPNLVKAARIIRDMGPRTLVVKRGEYGVIMFRDETVFAAPAYPLESVFDPTGAGDTFAGGFMGYLAATGDLSEANLRQAIVFGSVMASFTVEKFSLDRLRTLEYEEIRSRFRLFKQLTHFEDLSEE; from the coding sequence ATGAGTATTCTGGTTGTTGGATCTGTCGCGTTTGACTCGGTTCAAACGCCTTTCGGTCAGGTTGAAGATGTTCTGGGCGGCTCGGCCACCTATTTTTCCACCGCGGCCAGCTTTTTCACTGGTGTCGACCTGGTGGCGGTGGTTGGAGAGGACTTCCCTGCCGAGCATGTCGATTTTCTGCAATCCCGCCAAATCAACCTGGCAGGGTTGCAGCGGGCCCCTGGATCCACTTTTCGTTGGAAAGGTCGCTATGAGTACGATCTCAATGAAGCGCATACCCTCGATACCCGCCTGAACGTTTTCGAGAGCTTCAAGCCGGAACTGCCCTCAGGCTTCGAGGATGCCGAATTCGTGTTTCTGGCCAATATCGATCCCGAGCTTCAGCTCCAGGTACTCAAGCAGGTGAAAAAACCGCGTCTGGTGGCCAGCGATACCATGAACTTCTGGATCGAAGGCAAGCGTGACGCGCTGGTGGAAACCCTGGCCAATGTGGACCTTCTCGTCATCAATGATGCCGAGACACGTCAGCTCGCCGGGGAACCCAACCTGGTTAAGGCCGCGCGCATCATCCGCGATATGGGGCCGCGAACCCTGGTGGTCAAGCGTGGCGAATACGGTGTGATCATGTTTCGCGACGAAACGGTTTTTGCCGCGCCGGCCTACCCGCTGGAGTCGGTTTTCGATCCAACCGGTGCTGGAGACACCTTTGCCGGCGGGTTCATGGGCTATCTGGCCGCGACCGGGGATCTTTCGGAAGCCAATCTGCGTCAGGCCATTGTTTTCGGCAGCGTTATGGCTTCATTCACCGTTGAAAAATTCAGCCTTGACCGTTTGCGGACACTGGAGTACGAAGAGATCAGAAGCCGTTTTCGGTTGTTCAAGCAACTGACCCATTTCGAGGATCTCTCGGAAGAGTAA